A stretch of the Asticcacaulis sp. ZE23SCel15 genome encodes the following:
- a CDS encoding response regulator encodes MTAHQGAQNFSADEFEAKLAETLAAEERLKGREDFLKLLSHEIRTPLNGVMGMLSLLSRTDISAEQESYIRTARDSGEHLLSMVNDLLDYARIDAGHIELETTRVDLEPLLQGVAELLSPRAYSGGIEIVWSLDPQLETIQADEGRLRQILFNLAGNALKFTTTGGVLIHVGLTRAGLIRFSVTDTGPGIPIEARTRIFEEYGQVDPKRDAARYGGAGLGLMIVKKLVAAMGGTLTLDSEMGVGSTFSVEFRAPYSLRKKAVSLDMPSEVTLVSANQSLLEGAKAHLSAYGTEIQLSDTTQGANIVLADRSHMTEGPITASGPRCLILLTPEQRAEIPQWRELGWAGYLIKPLRRKSLKEQIEALHSQNPNRTATRPANDDDERITGTNEVKISGEPHVLLVEDNPVNALLAKILLQREGCLVERVCSGEDAIAILPERNFDIVFMDLGLPGIDGLGATRQIRAMNITTPVVALTANAYDEDRRACLQAGMNDFLTKPIEINALRQMLVTWTPKTAQT; translated from the coding sequence ATGACCGCTCACCAAGGTGCGCAAAATTTCAGTGCGGATGAGTTTGAAGCCAAGCTGGCCGAAACGCTTGCCGCCGAAGAACGCCTTAAAGGCCGCGAAGATTTCCTTAAGCTGTTAAGCCACGAAATCCGCACGCCGCTCAATGGGGTCATGGGAATGTTATCGCTTTTGTCGCGCACGGACATCAGCGCGGAACAGGAATCCTATATTCGCACCGCCCGCGATTCCGGCGAACATCTGCTGTCGATGGTCAATGACCTGCTGGATTATGCGCGCATTGATGCCGGTCATATTGAGCTTGAAACCACGCGCGTCGATCTGGAACCCCTGCTGCAAGGGGTGGCCGAGCTGTTGTCGCCGCGCGCCTATAGCGGTGGCATTGAGATCGTCTGGAGCCTTGATCCCCAGCTTGAAACCATCCAGGCCGACGAAGGCCGTTTGCGTCAGATCCTGTTCAATCTGGCTGGCAATGCGCTTAAATTCACCACCACCGGCGGCGTGCTTATTCATGTCGGGCTGACCCGCGCCGGACTTATCCGGTTTAGTGTCACCGACACCGGCCCCGGTATTCCGATAGAGGCCCGCACCCGCATTTTCGAGGAATATGGCCAGGTTGACCCCAAACGCGATGCGGCCCGTTACGGTGGCGCTGGCCTTGGGTTGATGATCGTCAAAAAACTGGTCGCGGCCATGGGCGGCACGCTCACCCTCGACAGCGAAATGGGTGTCGGCTCAACCTTTTCTGTTGAGTTTCGCGCCCCCTACAGCTTGCGCAAAAAAGCCGTCAGCCTAGATATGCCATCTGAGGTTACGCTGGTGTCAGCCAATCAAAGCCTGCTTGAGGGCGCAAAGGCCCACCTGAGCGCCTATGGCACCGAGATTCAGCTGAGTGACACGACGCAAGGGGCCAACATAGTCCTTGCTGACCGTAGCCACATGACCGAAGGGCCCATAACTGCGTCTGGTCCGCGCTGCCTGATCCTGCTGACACCTGAGCAGCGCGCCGAGATCCCACAATGGCGGGAACTGGGCTGGGCAGGCTATCTCATCAAACCTCTGCGCCGGAAATCGCTCAAAGAACAAATCGAAGCGCTACACAGCCAGAATCCTAATCGCACGGCCACACGGCCCGCCAATGATGACGATGAGCGCATCACCGGCACGAATGAGGTAAAAATCAGCGGCGAACCGCATGTGCTTCTGGTCGAGGACAACCCCGTCAACGCGTTGCTGGCGAAAATCCTGCTGCAACGGGAGGGCTGTCTGGTTGAACGGGTTTGCTCCGGCGAAGACGCCATTGCCATCCTGCCTGAGCGTAATTTCGATATTGTGTTTATGGATCTGGGCCTGCCCGGCATTGATGGACTAGGTGCCACCCGGCAGATCAGGGCTATGAACATTACCACCCCGGTCGTAGCCCTTACCGCCAATGCCTATGACGAAGACCGGCGCGCCTGTCTTCAGGCGGGTATGAACGACTTTTTGACCAAGCCGATCGAGATAAATGCCCTGCGTCAGATGCTGGTGACCTGGACACCCAAAACCGCGCAAACTTAA
- the mutS gene encoding DNA mismatch repair protein MutS yields MNMNASFSTPDITPDELAARLEGATPVIAQYIETKASQPDALLFFRMGDFYEVFFDDAVKAAAALGLALTKRGKYQGEDIPMAGVPAHAAEAYIAKLIRAGFRVAVCDQLEDPAEAKKRGSKSVVKRGIVRIVTPGTLTEDSLLEAGGANRLVAISARAGVMALACVELSTGDVECLEVTPESLGSHLSALRPSETLVADRLLGDEAVYGLVKVLGGVIQPQAAALSDPAAGLTRLKRLYGVETLDGFGAFSPAEVSALGLIAAYIDVTQAGKLPVLKAPRRLGAQTFLAIDPSTRASLEIDRAQRGGREGSLIAAIDRTMTSGGSRLLSARLARPLIDPLAINARLDAVEWLIERRGLRQEVRHTLRGLPDMARALSRLGLGRGGPRDLKVIKDCLSHAGGLINLLQSADRDSSALDTHPAEIMAQITSLTASEAVEALNYRLGQALVDEPPLMARDGGFIRPNYNANLNAAINLRNDSRQVILQLEAQLQMETSLPLKIKYNGVLGYFIELSAKQAEGIATLPNAAHFIHRQTLANQVRYSTTELIDLDSRIQRAASDALTLELAIFEDLREEVRHLTHELQQMFDAVCALDVACAAAEWAEDHEATRPVIFDGPLFEAKGAKHPVVVQALRAEGKPFTPNDCCLDASGQAGARLSLVTGPNMAGKSTFLRQNAILIIMAQAGLYVPATSLKLGVVDRLFSRVGAGDDLAQGRSTFMMEMVETAAILSQATDRSFVILDEIGRGTATFDGLAIAWASAENLHETIQCRALFATHYHEMSKLEQLLSACENISLTAKEHNGDLIFLHEAKKGAADRSYGVQVAKLAGMPPRVVARARDILERLKSENATRLKLDDLPLFASLQPESVKNVAPQQQSEAEKALLALNPDDLSPREALEVIYRLRNLVKIDV; encoded by the coding sequence ATGAACATGAATGCTTCGTTTTCGACCCCCGACATAACCCCTGATGAGTTGGCGGCGCGCTTAGAAGGTGCGACGCCCGTTATCGCGCAATATATTGAAACCAAGGCGTCTCAACCCGATGCGCTGCTGTTTTTCCGCATGGGCGATTTCTATGAGGTGTTCTTTGATGATGCCGTAAAGGCCGCCGCCGCGTTGGGGTTGGCGCTGACCAAACGCGGGAAATATCAGGGCGAAGACATCCCTATGGCCGGGGTGCCTGCCCATGCCGCCGAAGCCTATATAGCCAAGTTAATCCGCGCCGGATTCAGGGTCGCCGTCTGCGATCAACTCGAAGACCCGGCTGAGGCCAAGAAACGCGGCTCAAAATCGGTCGTCAAACGCGGGATTGTGCGCATCGTCACCCCCGGCACCCTGACCGAAGACAGTTTGCTGGAGGCCGGCGGCGCTAACCGGCTGGTGGCCATATCTGCGCGGGCCGGGGTTATGGCGCTGGCCTGTGTTGAGCTGTCGACCGGAGACGTCGAATGTCTTGAGGTCACACCGGAAAGTCTGGGGTCGCACCTGTCGGCGCTTAGACCGTCCGAGACTCTGGTGGCCGACCGCCTGCTGGGCGATGAGGCCGTTTATGGGCTGGTCAAGGTTCTGGGCGGCGTCATTCAGCCTCAAGCTGCGGCCTTGTCCGATCCAGCCGCCGGTTTGACGCGGCTTAAGCGGCTTTACGGGGTTGAAACCCTTGATGGTTTTGGCGCGTTCAGTCCAGCGGAGGTGTCGGCGCTTGGCCTGATTGCCGCCTATATCGATGTCACGCAGGCCGGTAAGCTGCCGGTGCTCAAAGCGCCGCGAAGGCTGGGGGCCCAGACCTTTCTGGCCATTGATCCGTCAACCCGCGCCTCTCTGGAAATCGACCGGGCTCAGCGTGGGGGCCGCGAAGGCTCGTTAATTGCCGCCATCGACCGCACCATGACGTCGGGCGGTTCGCGCCTGTTGTCGGCACGGCTGGCGCGGCCGCTGATTGATCCGCTTGCGATCAATGCCCGCCTTGATGCGGTCGAATGGCTGATTGAGCGTAGAGGTTTGCGTCAGGAGGTTCGCCATACCTTGCGCGGTCTGCCGGATATGGCGCGCGCCCTGTCGCGGCTCGGTCTTGGTCGCGGTGGCCCGCGTGACCTTAAGGTCATCAAGGACTGCCTCAGCCATGCGGGCGGGCTGATCAATCTGTTGCAATCGGCGGACCGCGATAGCTCGGCGCTCGATACCCATCCGGCTGAGATCATGGCCCAGATTACGTCGCTTACCGCCTCCGAAGCCGTTGAGGCGTTGAACTACCGCTTAGGTCAGGCGCTGGTCGATGAGCCGCCGCTTATGGCGCGCGACGGCGGCTTTATCCGTCCGAACTATAACGCCAATCTCAACGCGGCGATCAATTTAAGGAACGACAGCCGTCAGGTCATTCTGCAACTGGAAGCCCAGTTACAGATGGAGACCAGCCTGCCGCTCAAGATCAAATATAATGGCGTGCTCGGCTACTTTATCGAGCTGTCAGCGAAACAGGCCGAAGGCATTGCCACGTTACCCAATGCTGCGCACTTTATCCATCGCCAGACCCTTGCCAATCAGGTGCGCTATTCGACTACCGAACTGATCGATCTCGATAGCCGGATTCAGCGCGCGGCCTCCGATGCCCTGACACTGGAACTGGCCATTTTCGAGGATCTGCGCGAAGAGGTGCGCCATCTGACCCACGAATTGCAGCAGATGTTCGACGCGGTCTGTGCGCTCGATGTCGCCTGCGCTGCCGCCGAATGGGCCGAAGATCATGAGGCCACCCGCCCGGTTATTTTCGATGGCCCGCTGTTTGAAGCCAAGGGGGCTAAACACCCGGTCGTGGTGCAGGCACTGCGCGCTGAGGGCAAGCCGTTCACACCCAATGACTGCTGCCTTGATGCGTCGGGGCAAGCCGGGGCGCGCCTGTCGCTGGTCACCGGCCCGAACATGGCCGGTAAATCGACCTTTCTGCGCCAGAACGCCATCCTGATCATTATGGCGCAGGCGGGCCTTTATGTGCCAGCGACCTCGCTTAAGCTGGGGGTGGTTGACCGCCTTTTCAGCCGCGTAGGCGCCGGGGATGATCTGGCGCAGGGGCGGTCGACCTTCATGATGGAAATGGTCGAAACGGCGGCGATCCTCAGTCAGGCGACGGATCGCTCATTCGTTATTCTGGATGAAATCGGGCGTGGCACGGCGACCTTTGACGGACTGGCGATTGCGTGGGCCTCCGCCGAAAACCTGCATGAAACTATTCAGTGCCGCGCCCTGTTTGCCACCCACTATCATGAGATGTCAAAGCTGGAGCAACTGCTGTCGGCGTGTGAGAATATCTCCCTGACCGCCAAAGAGCACAATGGCGATCTGATCTTCCTGCACGAAGCCAAAAAGGGCGCGGCGGATCGCTCTTATGGCGTGCAGGTTGCCAAACTGGCGGGTATGCCGCCCCGTGTCGTCGCCCGTGCGCGCGATATTTTGGAACGGTTAAAGTCAGAAAACGCCACGCGGCTTAAGCTGGATGACCTGCCGCTATTTGCCAGCCTCCAGCCGGAGTCGGTCAAAAATGTTGCACCGCAACAACAATCCGAAGCCGAAAAAGCCCTGTTAGCGCTAAACCCTGATGATTTAAGCCCCAGAGAAGCCTTAGAGGTCATCTATCGTTTACGGAATCTGGTTAAGATCGATGTTTAA
- a CDS encoding NADP-dependent malic enzyme — protein sequence MPIEKQTFSDEEALNLHQFPQPGKIALMATKPMATQRDLALAYSPGVAVPVRKIAENPDLAYDYTAKGNMVAVISNGTAILGLGNLGALASKPVMEGKSVLFKRFADIDSFDIEVTTQDPDEFITVVKNITPAFGGINLEDIKSPECFIIESALQDMADIPVFHDDQHGTAIIAAAGLINALEVTGKRFEDVKVVLCGAGAAGLSSLGLIKAMGVKPENTTVVDIHGVVFKGRAIDMDQWKSVHATDTPKRTLAEAMVGADVFLGLSAKGVLTPEMVATMAPQPIIFAMANPDPEITPEDVAKVRSDAIVATGRSDYPNQVNNVLGFPYIFRGALDVRARRVNHEMKIACAQALAQLAREDVPDEVAAAYQGRHLKFGRDYIIPSPFDPRLIWYVPPFVAQAAMDTGVARKPIEDMEAYRKELAQRLDPSAGFLQNITASVRSRPSKRIVFAEGEDIRVIRAAHAFKAQGLGTPILCGRESLVHESMRKAGLNPDEENIEIINARLTDRRDAYAQLLYSRLQRKGYLKRDVERLINLDRNSFAAAMLISGHADGMVTGLTRSFDQAFEDVLRVVDPAPGGRVMGMSIILAKGKTVFIADTTVAELPTPEELGDIAIEAAMAVRRMGHTPRVAFMSYTTFGNPAGERGERVARAVELLEKRGVDFEFEGDMPPDVALNPDTWANYPFQRLTAPANVLIMPAIQSASIGTKLIEALGGATVVGPLLLGLSKPVQICQLSDSVSKILTMATFAAYDVRADIGG from the coding sequence ATGCCAATTGAAAAACAAACCTTCAGTGATGAAGAAGCGCTAAACCTTCACCAATTTCCGCAACCGGGCAAGATTGCCCTGATGGCCACCAAGCCCATGGCGACGCAGCGCGATCTGGCGCTGGCCTATTCGCCGGGCGTGGCCGTGCCGGTGCGCAAAATTGCTGAAAACCCGGACCTTGCCTACGACTATACCGCCAAAGGGAACATGGTGGCGGTGATATCGAACGGCACCGCTATTCTGGGGCTGGGCAATCTGGGGGCGCTGGCCTCAAAGCCGGTCATGGAAGGCAAGTCGGTGCTGTTTAAGCGCTTTGCTGATATCGACAGCTTCGATATCGAAGTGACGACGCAGGACCCGGATGAATTCATCACCGTGGTGAAAAACATCACGCCAGCGTTCGGCGGTATCAATCTTGAAGACATCAAGTCGCCGGAATGTTTCATCATCGAGTCCGCTTTGCAGGACATGGCCGATATTCCGGTGTTCCACGATGACCAGCATGGCACGGCCATTATCGCCGCCGCCGGTTTGATCAACGCGCTTGAGGTCACCGGCAAACGCTTTGAAGACGTTAAGGTGGTGCTGTGTGGTGCCGGAGCGGCGGGGCTGTCATCGCTGGGCCTGATCAAGGCGATGGGGGTGAAGCCTGAGAACACCACGGTTGTTGATATCCACGGGGTCGTTTTTAAGGGCCGCGCCATTGATATGGACCAATGGAAGTCGGTCCATGCCACCGACACACCAAAACGGACTTTGGCTGAGGCTATGGTCGGGGCGGATGTATTCTTAGGGCTGTCGGCCAAGGGCGTGCTGACGCCGGAAATGGTTGCGACCATGGCCCCTCAGCCGATTATTTTTGCCATGGCCAACCCCGATCCGGAAATCACCCCTGAAGACGTAGCTAAGGTCAGGTCTGACGCCATTGTCGCCACGGGCAGGTCGGACTATCCCAATCAGGTCAATAACGTCCTGGGTTTCCCCTACATCTTCCGCGGGGCGCTCGATGTCCGGGCCCGCCGTGTGAACCATGAAATGAAGATCGCCTGCGCTCAGGCTCTGGCCCAACTGGCGCGCGAAGATGTGCCGGACGAAGTGGCCGCCGCCTATCAGGGCCGCCATCTGAAATTCGGGCGTGATTACATCATTCCATCGCCGTTTGACCCGCGCCTGATTTGGTATGTCCCACCGTTTGTGGCTCAGGCCGCGATGGATACCGGTGTGGCCCGCAAGCCAATTGAGGACATGGAAGCCTACCGCAAGGAACTGGCCCAGCGCCTCGATCCGTCGGCAGGCTTCCTGCAAAACATTACGGCCTCGGTGCGGTCGCGTCCCTCTAAGCGCATCGTGTTTGCCGAAGGCGAAGACATTCGCGTTATCCGCGCCGCCCATGCCTTTAAGGCGCAAGGGCTCGGCACGCCCATCCTGTGTGGCCGTGAAAGCCTTGTCCATGAGAGCATGCGCAAAGCGGGTCTTAATCCGGACGAAGAGAATATTGAAATTATCAATGCCCGCCTGACTGACCGGCGCGACGCCTATGCGCAGCTTTTGTATTCCCGCCTGCAACGCAAGGGCTACCTGAAGCGCGATGTGGAGCGTCTGATCAACCTCGACCGTAACTCGTTTGCCGCCGCCATGCTGATTTCCGGCCACGCCGACGGCATGGTGACGGGCCTGACGCGCTCCTTCGATCAGGCCTTTGAGGACGTTCTGCGCGTGGTCGATCCGGCACCGGGCGGACGTGTCATGGGCATGTCGATCATCCTCGCTAAGGGCAAGACGGTGTTTATCGCCGACACAACCGTGGCCGAACTGCCGACCCCGGAAGAGCTTGGGGATATCGCAATCGAAGCGGCTATGGCGGTGCGCCGGATGGGCCACACCCCGCGCGTGGCCTTCATGAGCTACACCACTTTTGGCAACCCGGCGGGTGAGCGCGGGGAGCGCGTCGCCCGCGCCGTTGAACTGCTCGAAAAACGCGGCGTTGATTTCGAGTTCGAAGGCGATATGCCGCCTGACGTGGCGCTCAATCCCGATACCTGGGCCAACTATCCGTTCCAGCGCCTGACGGCTCCGGCCAATGTGCTGATCATGCCGGCCATTCAGTCGGCCTCTATCGGCACCAAGCTGATCGAGGCTTTGGGTGGGGCAACCGTTGTTGGGCCATTGTTGCTGGGTCTGTCCAAGCCGGTGCAAATCTGTCAGTTATCGGATTCGGTCTCGAAAATCCTGACCATGGCGACCTTTGCCGCCTATGATGTGCGCGCCGATATCGGCGGGTAA
- a CDS encoding MFS transporter encodes MTDATSQKVAPRPTGARAVILSLKQPKVLLTLALGFGSGLPFLLTGNTLGLWLREYNVTLAMIGFLSWVGLAYSFKFLWAPVIDKVDAPIFAKLGRRRSWMALAQILTGMALVAMAIVGPGNLIVLGATALVVAFASATQDIVVDAWRIETAEDSDDLGLLTSAFQLGYRFAILAANSLILFVAAGIGWNGAYGLFGALMGLALLATFLAREPLSQVAIAAAPTARGIKGLLDAIVGPFIVFLKTHKTMALLMLAAISFYRLPDFVMGPMVGPFYVDLGITKEAIGSARLSFGLVGTLIGIAAAGLCALRLGFGRTLLLGAILGPGSNLAYTALAFYGPQGGGLFFVTLFIENFSEGFAGAALVAYMSSLTSIGYTATQYALLSSFYALLGKLLKGFSGQVVETLQIGHAPLNAYAIFFAGTAAVGIPAFVLCLILNHIARKKLMQTAS; translated from the coding sequence ATGACTGATGCCACATCACAAAAGGTAGCTCCACGCCCTACTGGCGCACGAGCCGTCATATTATCGCTTAAGCAACCCAAGGTGCTGTTAACACTGGCTCTGGGTTTTGGCTCAGGCCTGCCGTTTTTGCTTACCGGTAATACACTGGGTCTGTGGTTACGCGAATATAATGTGACCTTGGCCATGATCGGTTTTTTGTCATGGGTGGGTTTAGCCTATTCTTTTAAGTTCTTATGGGCACCCGTGATCGACAAAGTCGATGCGCCTATCTTTGCTAAGTTAGGACGCAGACGAAGCTGGATGGCTCTGGCTCAAATACTCACAGGCATGGCCTTAGTGGCTATGGCCATAGTCGGCCCGGGCAATCTCATAGTTTTAGGGGCCACGGCCCTTGTCGTCGCCTTTGCTTCCGCCACTCAGGACATCGTCGTCGATGCGTGGCGCATTGAAACGGCTGAAGATAGCGATGATCTGGGCTTGCTGACATCAGCGTTTCAACTCGGCTATCGCTTTGCCATATTAGCCGCAAACTCACTCATCTTGTTTGTCGCAGCCGGTATAGGCTGGAACGGCGCTTACGGTTTGTTCGGGGCCCTGATGGGCCTTGCTTTGCTGGCAACCTTTTTAGCGCGTGAACCCTTAAGCCAGGTCGCCATTGCGGCTGCCCCCACCGCACGTGGGATTAAAGGATTACTTGACGCCATAGTCGGGCCATTCATAGTCTTTTTGAAAACCCACAAAACTATGGCCTTATTGATGCTGGCGGCGATCAGCTTTTACCGTCTGCCGGATTTTGTTATGGGACCGATGGTTGGGCCATTCTATGTCGATTTGGGGATTACCAAAGAAGCCATTGGCTCAGCACGATTATCGTTCGGGCTGGTGGGCACCTTGATTGGTATAGCCGCGGCGGGACTGTGCGCGCTGCGGCTTGGGTTTGGGCGTACCTTGCTGTTAGGGGCTATTCTTGGACCAGGATCAAATCTGGCCTATACAGCGCTGGCCTTTTACGGGCCTCAAGGTGGGGGTTTGTTTTTCGTCACCCTGTTTATCGAGAATTTCAGCGAAGGGTTTGCCGGGGCCGCCCTGGTTGCTTACATGTCCAGCCTAACCAGCATTGGCTATACGGCCACACAATACGCGCTGTTAAGTTCATTTTATGCACTGCTCGGCAAATTGCTAAAGGGATTCAGCGGACAGGTCGTGGAAACCCTTCAAATTGGGCACGCACCGCTTAACGCCTATGCAATCTTTTTTGCCGGCACTGCCGCCGTCGGCATACCGGCATTTGTCCTGTGTCTGATCCTGAACCACATTGCCCGTAAAAAGCTGATGCAAACGGCCTCCTGA
- a CDS encoding [protein-PII] uridylyltransferase, which produces MLTHTHPHPYQFRINGQLLRQKLTQAYEDSTGDVYDLRRRAIAILKEAWDQGRESILANIDHEKGGLSTARAVAKCADEIISALWDFTLTHVYRARNPTEGERLSLVAVGGYGRGELAPYSDIDLLFLRAWRETPHSESVIEFILYSLWDLGFKVGHASRTVDETLKYARDDHTILTAVLEFRPIAGDLDLVQNLKDKLASDVIRNGAYAFIAAKLDERDTRHAKLGDARYVVEPNVKEGKGGLRDLHTLFWLAKFLAGTTPSPVNKGWFALETILTDKERTTFLAAFEFLWKVRILLHIISGRGDDRLGFDVQPEIAQRMGYIDKNGEPAVERFMRRYFVVTKEVGALTRIFCTKLEAQQTKPLRKLSYMIQSSIMSLAKPDHPGFIIDAGRLSVQSPDIFIKSPEAMFSLFKMADRLELDLHPDAFTAINRNLKLINPALRRDPKSAKLFLDILVRGKNPYRTLSLMTETGLLGRYIPEFGHIVAQTQFNMYHAYTVDDHTLRAIGIIRDIETGRYTEDHPLSSSILPHLADKETLYLAMLLHDVGKGGEDGQEIGGERAARKACERLGLKDWQIDQVAWLVRNHLVLSDFAQKRDVSDPETIAAFARIVETPERLRLLLVLTVADIRAVGPGVWNGWKGQLMRDLLHATEAVFRGGREADAAGFARENIRERSEAARSHLMAQKPDIRDWLATMEDSYVVAFSESEVLDHAVLARSADAGHPSALAYVDPKRNATALSVAAKDRPGLFADLSRALANLGANVVGAQVFTSKSGLALDIFYVQDIQGLPYGHDTERNLKLAQSALEKAAVGGAKPLEMGRKPLAARMAAFAIAPTVVFDDDSCNHATIIEVSGRDRSGLLADIVDALSQAKLNIASAHIDCYGERAVDAFYVNPANDDHAHLNKSQKSLLKKELLKVLDPELKQTGKVLAKARASLAR; this is translated from the coding sequence ATGTTGACCCATACCCACCCGCATCCTTACCAGTTCCGCATCAACGGACAGCTCCTGCGTCAAAAACTGACGCAGGCCTATGAGGACTCGACGGGCGACGTCTATGATCTCAGGCGGCGGGCGATTGCGATCCTGAAAGAAGCCTGGGATCAGGGCCGCGAAAGCATTTTGGCCAATATCGACCATGAAAAAGGCGGGCTGTCGACCGCCCGCGCCGTGGCGAAATGTGCCGATGAAATCATCAGCGCGCTGTGGGACTTTACCCTGACCCACGTCTACCGCGCCCGCAATCCGACCGAGGGTGAGCGGCTGTCGCTGGTCGCCGTGGGTGGTTACGGACGGGGAGAACTTGCGCCCTATTCCGATATCGATCTTCTGTTTCTGCGGGCTTGGCGCGAAACGCCGCACTCAGAAAGCGTGATCGAATTCATTCTCTACAGCCTGTGGGATCTGGGCTTCAAGGTCGGTCACGCCTCACGCACGGTCGATGAAACCCTAAAATATGCCAGGGACGATCACACGATCCTGACCGCCGTGCTGGAATTCCGGCCCATCGCCGGTGATCTTGATCTGGTGCAAAACCTCAAAGACAAGCTGGCCTCCGATGTTATCCGTAACGGCGCCTATGCCTTCATTGCCGCCAAACTGGATGAACGCGACACCCGCCATGCCAAGCTCGGCGACGCTCGCTACGTGGTTGAGCCCAATGTCAAAGAGGGCAAGGGCGGCCTGCGCGATCTGCATACCCTGTTCTGGCTGGCCAAGTTTCTGGCCGGCACCACGCCGTCGCCGGTCAATAAAGGCTGGTTCGCGCTGGAAACCATCCTGACCGATAAGGAACGCACCACATTTCTCGCGGCCTTTGAGTTCTTGTGGAAGGTGCGCATCCTGCTGCACATCATTTCCGGACGGGGCGATGACCGGCTTGGGTTTGATGTCCAGCCCGAAATCGCCCAGCGCATGGGCTATATCGACAAAAACGGCGAACCCGCCGTTGAGCGCTTCATGCGCAGATATTTCGTGGTCACCAAGGAAGTGGGCGCGCTGACCCGCATCTTCTGCACCAAGCTTGAGGCCCAGCAGACCAAGCCTTTGCGCAAGCTCAGCTACATGATCCAGTCGTCGATCATGTCGCTAGCCAAGCCCGACCATCCGGGCTTTATCATCGACGCGGGCCGCTTAAGCGTGCAGTCGCCCGACATCTTCATCAAGTCGCCCGAAGCCATGTTTTCGCTGTTCAAAATGGCCGACCGGCTGGAGCTTGACCTGCATCCGGATGCCTTTACCGCCATTAACCGCAATCTAAAGCTAATCAATCCGGCCCTGCGGCGCGACCCCAAGTCCGCCAAGCTGTTTCTTGATATCTTAGTGCGTGGCAAAAACCCGTACCGCACCTTGTCCCTGATGACCGAGACCGGATTGCTGGGCCGCTATATCCCTGAGTTCGGCCATATCGTCGCCCAGACCCAGTTCAACATGTATCACGCCTATACGGTCGATGATCATACCCTGCGCGCCATCGGCATCATCCGCGATATCGAAACCGGCCGCTATACCGAAGATCATCCGCTGTCGTCATCGATTCTGCCGCATCTGGCGGACAAAGAGACGCTGTATCTGGCTATGCTGCTGCATGATGTCGGTAAGGGCGGCGAAGACGGGCAGGAAATCGGCGGCGAACGGGCGGCGCGTAAGGCGTGCGAACGGCTGGGCCTCAAGGACTGGCAGATCGATCAGGTGGCGTGGCTGGTGCGCAATCATCTGGTGCTGTCGGATTTCGCGCAAAAACGCGATGTGTCCGACCCTGAAACCATTGCCGCCTTTGCGCGTATAGTTGAGACGCCGGAGCGTCTGCGGCTGCTGCTGGTGCTAACCGTGGCCGATATCCGCGCGGTCGGTCCCGGTGTATGGAACGGCTGGAAAGGCCAGTTGATGCGCGATCTGCTGCACGCGACTGAGGCCGTCTTCCGCGGTGGCCGTGAAGCTGATGCGGCGGGCTTTGCGCGTGAGAATATCCGCGAACGCTCTGAGGCCGCTCGCAGCCATCTGATGGCTCAAAAGCCGGATATCCGCGACTGGCTGGCCACGATGGAAGATTCCTATGTGGTCGCCTTCAGCGAAAGCGAAGTTCTGGATCATGCCGTGCTGGCGCGCTCCGCTGACGCCGGCCATCCGTCGGCTCTGGCCTATGTCGACCCCAAGCGCAATGCTACGGCGCTGTCTGTGGCCGCCAAGGATCGGCCCGGATTGTTTGCCGATCTGTCGCGGGCGCTGGCGAATTTAGGGGCCAATGTCGTCGGCGCGCAGGTTTTCACGTCTAAGAGCGGACTGGCGCTCGATATTTTCTACGTTCAGGATATTCAGGGCCTGCCCTATGGCCACGATACCGAACGCAACCTGAAACTGGCCCAGAGCGCGCTTGAAAAGGCGGCAGTCGGCGGAGCCAAACCGTTGGAGATGGGTCGTAAGCCGCTGGCGGCGCGCATGGCCGCGTTTGCGATTGCGCCGACCGTGGTGTTTGACGACGATAGCTGCAATCACGCCACCATTATCGAAGTGTCCGGTCGTGACCGCTCCGGGCTTTTGGCGGATATCGTCGACGCTTTAAGTCAGGCCAAGCTCAATATCGCGTCGGCCCATATCGATTGTTACGGGGAACGCGCGGTCGATGCGTTCTACGTCAATCCGGCCAATGACGATCATGCCCACCTGAATAAGAGCCAGAAATCCCTGCTTAAAAAAGAACTGCTGAAAGTACTTGATCCGGAGCTTAAACAGACTGGAAAAGTGCTGGCCAAGGCGCGGGCCTCGCTCGCACGTTAG